One Neoarius graeffei isolate fNeoGra1 chromosome 9, fNeoGra1.pri, whole genome shotgun sequence genomic window, atcacgtttcactaccgcacggaaattaaaagggtaggtgactttggtcgcaaaattaatatacttgtcgttgtcaaaaaattatgtttgatatatcattttgaagctaaaagatttctctgtctagtcatgttgtcataaaatatattgtattttatgccaaaaaaatacatccaatggtggaatggcactttaagttttgCCATGTGTTAAAGATGGACACCTgataaactaaataaaaactaaaacTAGTCAGATCTTCAAACTAAAACTAAAGTGACTTATACACTTGTAAAACTAGCTAAAACTAAACTGAAAGAAAAAATCAAAGATTAAATAAAAGCTAATGCAAATTTAAAGAAgctgcctttgtcacatgcacactcaagctcagtgaaattcatcctctgcatttaacccatctgaagcagtgaacacacgcatgcacacacacatacacccagagCAGCAGGTAGCCACaccacagtgcctggggagcagccaggggccaggtaccttgctcaagggcacctcagcccaaggccactccatgttaacctaaccacgtctttgaactgtgggtgaaaccacagcatccagaggaaacccatgcagacatggggagaacatgcaaactccacacagaaaagccccgcgtcggccactgggctcaaacccagaaccttcttgctgtgaggcaacagtgctaaccactacaccaccatgccgcccaactaTAACTTTGATAATGGCAGTGTTTGTAATTAcagaaagataaataaataattttttttaaatgacttattGGCTGCACATAAGGAGGTTCACACCATGCCCATGTGGGATCTTCTTACATCTGCCAGaatgccagtaggtggattgtTGATACCAGATTTTAAATTGACCCAAGTCTGAATGTTTGTATGTGATGCCCTGCGATAAACAAGGCATCCTGTTCAGGATGTATTACTATGTCAGGCCCAGTGTTTCTGAGATTTACACCAAGATGGCGCCATGGATGGCTGCCTTGGTGTGTTGGTGCACGTTGTTTTCtcttattagggcccaagcaccgttcggtgcgaagaccctattgtttttcgaaggattattattattagggcccgagcaccgttcggtgcgaagaccctattgtttttcgaaggattcttcttcttcttattattattatttttctgtcgtgcttggctttttttgaggcatttcccatgcacaaaaactcatgaaatttgatacacacatcagtcattgtaaccgcttctcagccacagatgtTTGGCCCCGGGTATGCCCCAGGGACTTCATAATGCCCCCTtaatgtcatggagtccttggattggcatatagtttcagctacaCATACCAAATTCAGTAGGTATGTAGTTCGTCCCAAGACGAACAACTTTCTgatatacattgcattagccacgcccaacaggaagtgaggtaattgggcttatatgcgtttggacacatggtcatttttaacatactcctcctagacggttcatgagattcatgtgaaatttgttatacgtgatgtcaagatgttgctgatattaAACTGAAAAAGGGATTTTTGAGATCttttaatatgttgaaatggccttatgatttaatatcttgccacataaacaggaaacatgtcagaaagccacagtgcattgactgtatggtcagacacttcttacttcaatagatattatgattattatgataacctgacacccaatgggcctgcctgttatagtgccactacctggccaagcaggaaatgtgccagaaactgGCAataccttaactgattgatctgatactttacaaaatattgtgtattatgattgtgatgatatccaCATGTGTCATTCAGATGCCTAGTGCAgcaccaccacctggccaagcaagaAATATataccagaaattggcaatgtcttcactgattgatctgacactttacaaaatattgtgtattatgattgtgatgatattcatgtgtgtaattcagatgcctagcacagcgccaccatctggccaagcagtaaatgggcaaaaaattttcaattcattgatggattgatctgaaactttacaaaatattggatatcgtgattcTGATGATATTGACATGTCTAATTCACAGgcctagcacagtatcaccatctggccaagcaggaaatgtgccaaaaactttcaatgctttgacggattgatctatgacatgcctgacatagcACCACCAACACactcgcatgcacacacacacacacagttgcaatCGTATACACACATGAATAATCACATGAGAATGGgtgacatatacaattctgtgcacacacatacactcacagtcatatgcatatttatgcatacacacatacactctcagaagtatgcactcacatgcacacgcaacatctataaacacactcactctctttcacacacacacacacacacacacaataatagtgacctgccatcattgtgcattttgttgcagacatatgaaaactctgcatgtacacacacacacacacacacacacacacacacactgcagacacaagaaagctaagatgacttaagattacaacgcgagatggagataaggaggaaacacatgtatagttttgtacatatataaatgtacattttcacaccacagaaaaagacacacacacagagtctttgtctgtctatttctcatctgtcaagcagtcatggcatttgcaacatgcacatcacctttgaacatttgatgaatacatGACATGTGACTTTTGTTGGGTGGCgaaatgtcctgggttgcagaaccacatgtgcgagggcccgtcaaggccgctagcggctttaattttgTTTGTAAACTCAGTTCACTACTGTGATACTTGAATCTCTTTCACCAGAGAAGAGTTCTTGAACATCAGGGGAACAACTCCAGTGGACTTATTACCAACTTTTCTGGTGTCATCCGTGGAAATATTGGACATTCTGGTCAAAGATGCTCTCACCTTTGCTCACTCAGTGAAATGCTGGAGGAGAGGAAAACGCGCTGGTGTGCTCATGTCCCTCAGTTGGCACAGACTTCACACTCCGCTGCTTGCGATATTTCTCTCCAGTGTGCGCTCACTGTGCAACAAGTTGGACAAACTCCAGCTGTTGGGGGGGGAGAAACAGGGACTTTCATTTATCTTCCGTCTTATGCTTCACAGAGATGTGGCTATGTGGACTCATTCCGGACTCCGTGCTGCAGTTTGTTGGTTTCCAACTTTTCAGAGCGGACTGTAACATGGATCTCTCCTGTAAAACAAAGGGTGgtggaagctttttttttttcattaaacagCAGCTGGTGCAGTGATGCATCACTGATCCTGCAACACTGTTCTCCCAACCTGGAATCATTTATCATTAATTGTAAACCCTTTTACTCCACCTGTAAGTTAATTTCATTAATTTTGGTTGGTGTTTACATTCCACTGCAGGCCAATGTGCAGGATGCACAGTGCATGCTGGCTGACCAGATACTGAGTGTGGAGCATACTAACCCAGACTCCCTAATTATTGTCCTTGGTGACGTTAAAAAAAGGTCACCTCAACCACAAACTACTACACAAAATATAAACGGTTTATAAAATGCCTGACCAGAGAGGagaatattttggatcactgCTACACTACAGTCAGCAATGCCCATCACGCCATCCCCCACACTGCACTGAGACACTCCAACCATGTCATGGTCTACCTGATTTTTGCATACAAGCAGAAATTAAAGCTGAGGAACCCTGTAGTGAGGACATCAAAGATGTGGAGCAATAAGGCTGCGGAGAACCTTCAGGTGTGCTTGGactgtacaaactgggatgtgttcaggACTGCTACCAATAGTCTGGATGAATACACAGAGGCTGTGACATCCAacatcagcttctgtgaggacTGCTGCGTTCCATCACAAACCAGGGTGAGTTACAATAATGAAAAACCCTGGCTCACAGATAAGCTCAGacagttaaaggagatacgcagaccctttatttttaaataaatttctgaggagtggatagcatctccatccttgactcttgtatgctgcataaacgggaataaaaaaaaaatatatatatattatatatatatatatatatatatatataatttcagaGAGttaaaaatcaaccgcaaagttggcattcaagctgccccactgagccagccagccctgagtgcgtgacatcactgcggtaaccggttttaaggccgaggccttttacagctatagaccaaagtcatacaaataaaaatttatggtgaaagtaagaaataccgttactgacttgctcaactaagactgatttgacttcactgattgtgggttgactctcattaaaacaggatacagtagcatgcaaaagtttgggcacccttactgaaaatgtccgttactgtgaatagttaagcgagaagatgaactgatcaccaaaaggcataaaggtaaagacgacatttattttcagtgttttctgcaatatttgtgtattatttttgttttgtacaattggagagtgaaaaaagaaaaaggaacaccatgcgacagtttgggcaccccaatacatttgagttctcaggtaacttttaccaaggttctagaccttaattagcttattgagctgtggcttgttcaaattattcgttaggaaaggtcagatgatgcagatttcaaggctgtataaattctctgactcctcaaacttgtccataaaatcaacagccatgggctcctctaagcaactcccttgcattctgaataataaaataattgatactcacaaagcaggagaaggctacaaaaatgtagcaaagtgttttcaggtagcggtttcctcagattgtaatgttattaagaaatggcagttaacagaaacagtggagatcaaggtgaggtctttaagatgaagaaaactttcgttTCACACAAGCCCGGGAGGTGTTGTTGAGCGATGAGCGAGTAGGACGCGCTCACCGGTAGCTCTGGCAGATTTTAATTAAAAATGCCAATATAACAAAACCTTGTAAATGAAACTCAGGAAAACCGTCAAGGCTTAAGGTTAGAAAGTTGTGAGTCAAAGGAGACGCCTGGAAAATGCAGAGAAAAGTTAATACAAAACTCAACCTCGATGACGAGACAGGCCAACACGAAGCCTCGGGCTCAACCACGGAGGTCAGGACCGGCGACAACGCCCACCAAGCGGATAGCAACGACGTGCTAAAAGCTATAACAACACTCCACTCAGAGTTAGCGCTCGTGAAGTCCGAAATCTGCAACAAGATCGAGGAGGAGATTGCTGAGGTAACCACCACCTTGAGAGGGGAGATAGCTACATTGAGAACTGAGAATGACACAGCAATATCAGCGCTTAAAGCCCAAATGGGCTTGCAAACCCAAACCTTGAAAGAGCTAGCAGACATTGCTAATGACACGTCAGACACAATGCAAGAGTTGGAAGATAAAGTTAAGAGACTCTCTGGGCAAGttgcaggcatgcaaactggtcaggggtgaaaaaggtgagaagggtgcacagacacacggcacgcgcgcaaaagtacatttcgtagtctacgttacaaaaaaaattgcaaccagtgacatcttgaatttaatacagtacaaaataactttccataaacatgtctttatTGGACAACAATTCAATTCAAGTGGACGCTTTCTTTACagccattttattgttttttctttttggccTGCACCAGGAGTTCACAGGCCCTCTTCCTGTGTTTAGCTGCGTGCCTCAGCCTGGCCTGCTTCTCCTTCTCAGCCACCTGGGCTTTGCTTGCTGTTGCACTGTGAGACCATCCACATTCAGCATTTTTCAAACGCTGTTGTCACTGGTGTTTGTCAGCTGTTCCGGCTGTCCGGATGTTTTTGCACAGCACACGATCCACCTCCCCACAAGACACATCCTCCCTTTTAAACAACTCCACGGCTGATTTCCCTCTTGCCAGGtggttatattttacagtttgaatGGCATTGCAGGTCACAACATTCATATTCCCGCTTTTGGAGTCAATCACTTCATTCATTAGACTGAAGGCTGACTCCACCCTGGGGCCATGGAAGATGGACAGAGCACTTTTCACTAGTGCAGTGAGGGCCTGATATTTCTCCTTCTGAAAGATGTGATCCCACCACTCCACCAAGCAATCTCCCTCCTTGTAGACAGGCAACGCCAGATCCACACTGAACTTCAGGATTTCTTGGTGGACATCACAGCCTGGCGGAAGGAGGTGGCTCAACATTCCACTCAGCCTCTTCAGTTGGATGGGTCCTTGAGAATGGCTTCTCAAAAGTGGGTCCAGAGCGGAGAGGGCTTTCAGGGTCTGGCTGTTCAAGGGAAGCTTTGCCTGCATATATGCAGCAGTGGTTGTGTAGGCCATTTTTAGCTTCTCCATAAATGGCTTCAGCAGCTAAAATATAGTGCAACATAAAGTTAATGATCAGTGCATATTCCCAATATATGGCTAGAACAGTTATTTAATAGTTCCTATGCTGCAGAGTACTTACGGCATGATTTAGAGTCTTTGACCTGAATGCGTCTGCATCCTGTCCAACATAGATCTCTCTtgcaggcaaaatcatgtggtctTCCAAGACCAGGTTAACAAGAGCCCTGGGTGACAATGCTGTGAAGTACTCCCCCTTAATGAAGCAGGCAAAGAAGGACATGAACAGCTCAAGCTGTTTTTCATGTAGCTTGTGCACCAATGTTTCACTTCCCTGTGAAAGGAAAAACATTAAATTACACTTagctgacacttttatccaaagcaccTGCCAGTTATTTAGGTACAGAGTATTGGTTACATTCCCTGGAGCCAtgtggggttagatgccttgctcaagggcacttccacCATGGATGAAGATGTACACAGGAGTCCACACTCAATCTTCCTACAGGTTAAGAGTGGGATACAAACATGCACCCTTCCAACCCCAAGACCAACTCCCTTACTATTAGGCCATACAATCCCTGAAATATGTGTAAATATGTGTATGATAAACAAACACTGTTCAATGGTCAACAGTTACAGTCATGACAAACAAAAGGCAAATAACCACCTGGAAAACCATGACATACTCCTTAAAAATGGCCAGGACACCAATGTAAACACTGAGCTGCAGCTTTGTGATTGTCTCCTGATGCCAGATTTTTTTTGGCACACCCTCTTCTTGCGATCTTTGCCCTGCTGGGTCATACCTATGTGAAgactgtaatggaaatttctaataaacacttcagaacgcttaacagtcgtcttttcagtcatttattaaagtaaatcatacaaaggtatataagaagggaaagaaagaaaattaaagcagaacatcacctctagtgatgtgagtACGCGCGCGCTCtccgagttgtgttttagtggctgctatctattatactctaaaggcatttgtttactgcttgcatcttcacgtgattggctcaagattttctatgaagctttgttagagcgtgcacctggcgtgcgggcggatgcgtagttatgagaactcaggcaccctgcttatcaccaccaaggtcaggaaaggtggttacatcatgagaagatgcaagctaggatgaactcaagcaccctgctcattaccaccaaggccacagaaaagcgattacaacataggaaaaaaacaTCTCTCTCAGTATAgggcacttgagctcaacacacagaaacacagagaataataatgttcatccattaaaaattccccTCACattccccctttttatcctataggataaattactaaaaggaaagaaaagaactgtacacagtttcagtgataagagttctcagagagattcgacttaacacgtctgagtgtacagggataaggctgtttttataagacatagacatcttaaataaatgctagcaagccatatacatagatcaggaataatagaacaggaaacaatcataatgaaagtgttttaagtcaggactaatttcatgtcaactgtgctgatgtcatggaacggtgggttatagtcttcgtgtgggtttggaggccagtcaggcacgtcatcggagtctattttcaccatctagtaaccgatatttgtcagctgcctctgaaacacagacatacaacattgacagagaacagggagcaaacataacatcacaatcactaagcccaggaccggtatggtggatagaattagagtcttccatccactaaaccaacgccaccagctgtctttatctcctccatgttcgtctgctcgtaattgttcagcaaccttgcgcatct contains:
- the LOC132891236 gene encoding uncharacterized protein LOC132891236, with amino-acid sequence MKGVNHYKLGPVMSLSILILMGLMGGFVWWSIQGTQTDTESRRGRHPTHNLYWQYANFTVKQANRSNCLVCSTLPHTVTQPFVFEIANTTDEDTAQAWRAVMEAVCNDVEDCSVTYQGGGDDPRVEISVNELGKGINYTLCAGRKGDPNSNLVGKVKETRCSTICTVQGSVPNPNVTCTGRSGTLYKQGRKAITGSDLGPGGNLTQLAGPTFYYPGWQWKCGHYVYNFLLVDWKGTCALVQLDAHLIIATPETSGRRRRSVDDDFPPPEHQLQPKSSHRYDPAGQRSQEEGVPKKIWHQETITKLQLSVYIGVLAIFKEYVMVFQGSETLVHKLHEKQLELFMSFFACFIKGEYFTALSPRALVNLVLEDHMILPAREIYVGQDADAFRSKTLNHALLKPFMEKLKMAYTTTAAYMQAKLPLNSQTLKALSALDPLLRSHSQGPIQLKRLSGMLSHLLPPGCDVHQEILKFSVDLALPVYKEGDCLVEWWDHIFQKEKYQALTALVKSALSIFHGPRVESAFSLMNEVIDSKSGNMNVVTCNAIQTVKYNHLARGKSAVELFKREDVSCGEVDRVLCKNIRTAGTADKHQ